The following proteins come from a genomic window of Maniola jurtina chromosome 15, ilManJurt1.1, whole genome shotgun sequence:
- the LOC123872464 gene encoding ADP-ribosylation factor 1 has product MGNMFANLFKGLFGKKEMRILMVGLDAAGKTTILYKLKLGEIVTTIPTIGFNVETVEYKNISFTVWDVGGQDKIRPLWRHYFQNTQGLIFVVDSNDRERIGEAREELMRMLSEDELRDAVLLIFANKQDLPNAMNAAEITDKLGLHSLRNRNWYIQATCATSGDGLYEGLDWLSNQLKNANR; this is encoded by the exons ATGGGGAATATGTTTGCAAATTTATTTAAAGGCCTATTTGGCAAAAAAGAAATGAGAATATTGATGGTTGGTCTTGATGCAGCTGGTAAAACCACAATATTATACAAACTTAAATTAGGAGAAATTGTTACAACAATTCCCACAATCG GATTTAATGTGGAAACTGTAGAATACAAAAACATCAGTTTCACTGTGTGGGATGTAGGCGGTCAGGACAAAATCAGGCCACTATGGAGGCATTATTTCCAGAATACACAG GGTCTCATCTTCGTAGTAGACAGTAATGATCGAGAGCGTATCGGTGAGGCGCGCGAGGAACTCATGAGAATGTTAAGTGAAGACGAGTTACGAGATGCAGTACTTTTAATCTTTGCAAACAAACAG GACCTGCCTAACGCCATGAACGCGGCGGAGATCACGGACAAGCTGGGCCTGCACTCGCTGCGCAACCGCAACTGGTACATCCAGGCCACGTGCGCCACCTCGGGTGACGGCCTGTACGAGGGGCTCGACTGGCTGTCCAACCAGCTCAAGAACGCCAACCGCTAA